The following are from one region of the Papaver somniferum cultivar HN1 unplaced genomic scaffold, ASM357369v1 unplaced-scaffold_132, whole genome shotgun sequence genome:
- the LOC113332814 gene encoding uncharacterized protein LOC113332814 gives MIEEGKLQQYVKNSPAQVNTLENTLDLREIRVSHARVNTTSRKAQENATRLKLRHINDWRVSNKVDYASLIGTETLEEGKNEISFSNADLSGVYQPHNDAIVILALNGMYKVRRVLVDTGSSISVIFSGAYSSMNLTERQVEAYDNPIIGFSGETMTAIGRINLPTMVGGRTVMQYFSLLDCRAPYNAILGRDWIHAMEAVTSTVHQCLKFITPAGVMKCFPTSYQGRGKEGPPTIEELVEVQIGDQKEQTTFIEAELSLGESESLITLLKNNKDVFAWSLRDMPGIDPDIACHRLNISEGFKPVRQKPRKMAPERKAKVAEEIDRMLEARIIRPFKYPEWLANIVAVPKKNGKIRVCIDFTNLNEA, from the exons ATGATTGAAGAAGGAAAGCTGCAGCAATACGTAAAGAATAGTCCGGCACAAGTCAACACACTGGAAAACACTCTAGATTTACGAGAGATTAGAGTGAGCCACGCAAGAGTTAACACAACTTCGAGAAAGGCTCAGGAAAATGCTACACGGTTGAAGTTACGTCATATTAACGATTGGCGAGTATCGAACAAGGTCGATTATGCTAGTCTGATTGGTACAGAGACCTTGGAAGAGGGTAAGAATGAGATTTCTTTTTCGAACGCTGATCTTTCTGGAGTATATCAACCACATAATGATGCAATCGTGATTCTAGCTCTCAATGGGATGTATAAGGTACGTCGAGTTCTGGTTGATACTGGAAGTTCAATTAGCGTCATATTCTCGGGAGCATACTCTTCAATGAATTTGACCGAGAGGCAAGTTGAAGCATATGATAACCCTATCATTGGATTCAGTGGGGAAACGATGACAGCAATAGGAAGGATTAATCTGCCTACGATGGTGGGAGGAAGGACGGTTATGCAATATTTCTCGTTGCTAGATTGTCGTGCACCCTACAACGCTATCTTAGGGCGTGATTGGATTCATGCAATGGAGGCGGTAACTTCCACTGTCCACCAGTGCTTGAAGTTCATTACTCCAGCAGGGGTGATGAAG TGCTTCCCGACCTCTTATCAAGGAAGAGGAAAGGAAGGACCACCAACTATTGAGGAGTTGGTGGAAGTACAAATTGGGGATCAGAAGGAGCAGACAACGTTTATCGAAGCAGAATTGTCGTTAGGCGAAAGTGAAAGCTTGATCACCCTActgaaaaataataaagatgtctTCGCTTGGAGTCTCAGGGACATGCCAGGTATTGACCCCGACATCGCATGCCATCGGTTGAATATCAGTGAAGGATTTAAACCAGTGAGGCAGAAGCCACGAAAAATGGCTCCGGAACGGAAGGCAAAGGTTGCTGAGGAGATTGACAGGATGTTAGAAGCAAGAATAATAAGACCTTTCAAGTATCCAGAATGGTTAGCAAATATTGTAGCAGTTCCGAAGAAAAATGGGAAAATTCGGGTATGTATTGATTTTACAAATTTGAATGAAGCATGA